CTGTGAGGCCGATGATTGATATGAATCTGAAAGCTGGCTCAGCATTGTTTGAATAAATGGATCATCAGCACCGGTTTCCTTTTGAAACGTCTGAATAAGATCCCGCAATTTCTTGATTGTATTGGGAATTTGGTTGTCGAGATGCTCTTTGCTCGGTTGATAGCGCACAGAATCAATGCCTCCGTTCAACTGTAACCAGATCAATGGGCCTGATTTTTCCAGTAAAAAATCCCCACAGCATCGCTGCGGGGATTTTGGATCAAATGTTTTCCCTTTCGAGAAAGAGATCGATCACTCTTCGTCGTCTTCGGCTCCAACAGGAACCAAACGAATCGCTTTCTTACCAAGCTTGATCGTGAACTCAGCACCTGGCTCTAGTTCAAGCATGGCGGTGTAAGCCTTGCCGACCAGAAGATTGCCATTTCCCTGAACTTTGGCGGTGTAGCTCAACTTGCGGCCACCTTTGCCAATTCCAGCACCACCACCAGTTGCCAGGCTGACGCCCTTGGCTTCCAATAGAGCTTCATAGAAAGCTGTGAAATTTAAACGATCACCGCCATCCTTTTTCGTGGATACGTAACCGCAGGCTTTGACAAGGTCGGATTTGGACACATCGCCAAGCTCCTTTACTTTGGCGAGGAGGTCGGAACCGGTGAGCATTGATTGTGTAAATCAGATAACTAATTAATAACTCATCAATCCATACGTTGTCAATTCTCCCCGAGCCATTTTTCTGTCTTCCGAAGAAGCCTTGTCGATCGACTTCTCGATAATTTTCGTCAGTCTGCAGATCTTTCTCCATCCCATGTAAGGGTTTGATGGCGTCAAGCCATGCGAGAGGTGTTGTTTGCTTTCCTCGGAATATTGGAGCTGTGTGTTGATTCCAGTTCGAGCCATCATTCAGCCTTTCTTGTCCCCATGGGCTCATACCGGTGATTCATGGCAAGACATCGGATGAACACCTGTTGGTATGCATGAGGTCTTCAATCATCGCAATGGCTTTTTGCTTAGCTGCTGCGCCTTTTCTCGCGCCTGCTTTGCATGCAAACCAGAAAAATCACTTCCATCATCACCGTAATCACGTCGTCTGCGCCAAGGGATATCACTACGAAGGGGGTGGTGTATGCCGTAGAAACGGTGCTTGGAGGAAACAGGAACGACCTGTTGCATGGGGGCCCTCATAAAGGCCTTCCCCCCCGGAGTGATGTTGTGATTGATCGTCCAAACGGTTCAGGGATCAATATCAGTTGGTGAAACCGGAGAAATGAGCCGGTTTGGATGACCGCGTGATTGGAAGTGACGGTAGTGAAGATCCAACCATCGCTTCTGATGCCTTTCTCACGTTGCTAGCAGGTGCTTCGCTTGCAATGCGG
The DNA window shown above is from Synechococcus sp. CC9902 and carries:
- a CDS encoding AbrB family transcriptional regulator gives rise to the protein MLTGSDLLAKVKELGDVSKSDLVKACGYVSTKKDGGDRLNFTAFYEALLEAKGVSLATGGGAGIGKGGRKLSYTAKVQGNGNLLVGKAYTAMLELEPGAEFTIKLGKKAIRLVPVGAEDDEE